From Medicago truncatula cultivar Jemalong A17 chromosome 7, MtrunA17r5.0-ANR, whole genome shotgun sequence, a single genomic window includes:
- the LOC11438975 gene encoding carotenoid cleavage dioxygenase 7, chloroplastic, with protein sequence MQAKPIPNPSSYKIPPLIRPPPVHQASLPQTITKPKPISTPIPNTDVVVPDRVLQPVQPFIEHDDPVVASWDYNFLFMSQRSETTQPIKLHVLEGAIPTDFPSGAYYLTGPGIFKDDHGSTVHPLDGHGYLRAFTFDNATNEVKYMAKYIKTEAQVEEYDRKTGSWRFTHRGPFSVLKGGKKIGNTKVMKNVANTSVLMWGKKLLCMWEGGNPYEIESGTLDTIGKFNMVDGCDMDDHNVNHGGDVWEVAATLLKPILYGIFKMPPKRLLSHYKVDSSRSRLLTVSCNAEDMLLPRSSFTFTEYDNNFKLVEKQEFKIPDHLMIHDWAFTDTHYIVFANRIKLDVLGSMGAVCGASPMISALTVNPSKSTSPIYLLPRFPNKPESKKRDWRKPLEVPSQLWLLHVGNAFEVKQAHGNLEIQIQASACSYQWFNFRKLFGYNWQTQKLDPSIMNVKGENALPHLVQVSIKLDSDYNCQECDVKPINKWKKSADFPATNPSFSGKQNKYLYAATTLGSRKTLPSFPFDTIVKFDLVNNSVKAWTAGSRKFVGEPIFVPKGEEEDDGYLLVVEYATSMQRCCLVILNPKEIGTKKALVARIEIPMHLNFPLGFHGLWAATEGHI encoded by the exons ATGCAAGCCAAGCCCATTCCCAACCCCTCATCTTACAAAATTCCTCCTCTCATAAGGCCTCCTCCGGTGCACCAAGCCTCCTTACCCCAAACAAtaaccaaaccaaaaccaataTCCACGCCCATACCGAATACCGATGTTGTAGTACCCGATCGGGTTCTACAACCGGTTCAACCTTTTATAGAGCATGATGACCCCGTAGTTGCTTCATGGGACTACAATTTCTTGTTCATGTCACAAAGATCGGAAACAACTCAACCTATCAAACTACATGTACTTGAAGGTGCAATACCAACCGATTTTCCATCCGGTGCATACTATTTAACCGGACCGGGGATTTTCAAGGACGATCATGGTTCCACGGTGCACCCGCTAGACGGCCATGGATACCTTAGAGCATTTACTTTCGATAATGCGACTAATGAAGTCAAATACATGGCTAAGTACATTAAGACCGAAGCTCAAGTCGAGGAGTATGACCGAAAGACGGGCTCATGGAGATTTACACATAGAGGTCCATTTTCTGTATTGAAGGGTGGGAAAAAGATTGGGAATACTAAGGTTATGAAAAATGTTGCTAATACTAGTGTGTTGATGTGGGGGAAGAAGCTATTGTGTATGTGGGAAGGTGGAAACCCGTATGAGATCGAATCGGGCACGTTGGATACGATTGGGAAGTTCAACATGGTGGACGGTTGTGATATGGATGACCATAATGTGAATCACGGTGGTGATGTTTGGGAGGTTGCTGCCACCTTACTAAAGCCTATATTGTATG GAATCTTTAAGATGCCACCAAAGAGACTCTTGTCTCACTACAAGGTTGATTCTAGCAGGAGTAGATTACTTACTGTGTCATGCAATGCAGAAGACATGTTACTTCCACGAAGTAGTTTTACATTTACAG agTATGACAATAATTTCAAGTTGGTAGAGAAGCAAGAGTTCAAAATTCCAGATCACTTGATGATCCATGATTGGGCTTTCACGGATACACATTACATAGTATTCGCCAATCGCATAAAGCTTGATGTACTAG GATCAATGGGAGCAGTATGTGGGGCATCTCCAATGATATCAGCATTAACAGTGAACCCAAGTAAGAGTACATCACCAATATACTTACTCCCTAGGTTTCCAAACAAACCTGAAAGCAAAAAAAGAGATTGGAGAAAACCACTTGAAGTACCTTCACAATTGTGGTTGCTCCATGTTGGTAATGCCTTTGAAGTTAAACAAGCTCATGGGAATTTGGAAATACAAATACAAGCTAGTGCTTGCTCTTACCAATGGTTCAACTTCCGCAAATTATTTG gaTATAATTGGCAAACACAAAAGCTAGATCCATCAATAATGAATGTCAAAGGTGAAAATGCTTTGCCACATCTTGTTCAG GTATCTATAAAATTAGATTCAGATTATAATTGCCAAGAATGTGATGTGAAGCCCATAAATAAATGGAAGAAATCAGCAGATTTTCCAGCAACCAATCCTTCATTTTCTGGCAAGCAAAATAAATATCTCTATGCTGCAACCACCTTAGGATCTAGAAAAACATTGCCAAGTTTTCCTTTTGATACTATAGTGAAATTTGATCTTGTGAATAATTCTGTAAAAGCTTGGACTGCTGGAAGTAGAAAATTTGTTGGTGAACCTATTTTTGTTCCCaaaggtgaagaagaagatgatggttACCTTCTTGTTGTTGag taTGCTACCTCAATGCAAAGATGTTGTCTTGTTATCTTGAATCCAAAAGAGATAGGAACAAAAAAGGCCCTTGTTGCGAGAATTGAAATTCCAATGCACTTAAATTTTCCTCTAGGTTTTCATGGTTTATGGGCAGCAACTGAAGGCcatatttaa